The window TACCATCTCCGCTTCCTTTAAACCTCGTGTAGTAATTGCAGCAGTTCCGACGCGAATTCCAGAAGTAACAAATGGAGATTTGTCATCAAATGGAACCATGTTCTTATTTACCGTAATTTCCGCTTTTTCTAAAGCATTTTCAGCTACTTTACCAGTAATGTTTTTATTGCGTAGATCGATTAACATCAAATGATTATCCGTTCCGCCAGATATTATACCATATCCTTTAGCCACAAAAGCCTTTGCCATTGCTTGCGCATTAGCTGCTACTTGTTTAATATAAACGCCATATTCATCACTCAAAGCTTCGCCAAAAGCAATAGCTTTAGCCGCAATAATATGTTCTAACGGTCCGCCTTGTGTACCAGGGAATACCGCCATATCAAGCAAATTACTCATTAATCGGGTTTCACCTTTTGGAGTTTTTAATCCCCATGGGTTCTCGAAATCCTTTCCCATCATAATCATTCCACCACGGGGACCACGTAATGTTTTATGCGTGGTAGTGGTTACTATATGGCAATGAGGAAGTGGATTTTCCAATAAACCTTTAGCAATTAATCCTGCAGGGTGAGAAATATCAGCTAAAACTAAAGCTCCAATTTTATCAGCTACAGAACGAATAAAAGCATAATCCCATTCGCGTGAATAAGCAGATGCACCACAAATAATTAATTTAGGTTTTTCAGCAAGTGCTACTTCTTCTAATTTTTTATAATCGATTAATCCTGTTTCTTTTACTACACCATAAAAAAATGGTTGATAGAGTTTGCCAGAAAAATTAACAGGAGAACCATGTGTTAAATGCCCACCATGAGAAAGATCAAATCCTAAAATTTTATCGCCCGCTTTTAAAACAGCAAGCATAACCGCAGCATTGGCCTGAGCACCAGAGTGTGGCTGAACATTTACCCATGCGGCCTTAAAAAGCTCTTTAGCCCGATCAATGGCAATTTGTTCTACATGATCTACTACCTGACAACCGCCATAATACCGCTTTCCAGGTAAGCCTTCAGCATATTTATTGGTTAATACAGAGCCAGCGGCTTCCATAACCTGCTTACTTACGAAATTTTCTGATGCAATAAGTTCTAAACCGTGCTCCTGGCGGTTTAATTCCTGATCAATAAGTTCAAATATCTGGTTGTCGCGTATCATTGTAATATGGTTTCTATTTTTGGCAAAAGTAAGAAATTTATATTACTTGGTATAAGGAATTTTTACCAAGTCCTTTGCCATAGCGTTATTAAAAGGTAAGCGTTTTTTATTACATAACGAGGTACAATTTGAATCGCCCGGCTCATTGGCGCCGGAGGGCCTAGTACTGTTTTCAGTAGTTTTTATATTTGTATAGGTCTTCAAGCTTTCGTTATGCTCAGGTTGGCTTAGCCCAAATTGGGCAAAAACCCAAGGCTTCCCGAAGGCTCGGAACAGATGGATCTGATGTTGAATAATCGTAAAAGCTTTTTTTTGCCGTCAGCACAAGTCCCGATGAATCGCCCGGCTCATTGGCGCCGGAAAGCCTAGTACTTTTGGCTTAGCCCAAAAGTGACCAAAAACCCAAGGCTTGGATCTGATGTCGGATAAATTCGTAAAAGCTTTTAAGCCGTCAGCACGAGCCCGATGAAGGATCGGAAATGCGTGCTGCCTGATATTATGATGGAATAAAAAATATTGAATAAAGCTTTAACGTTTTCTCCTTCCATCATATCCTAGGCCGGATAGCTAGGCGGCCAGCGATCGCTGAAAGATCCGATAATTCGAAATTCGCGAAACAGCAGGGTTAAAACCACCAAGCCGATGCCAATGAAAAAAAAGCCTTAGTTTCACACTTGTTTTGATAGGACGCCTTGCTTTTTCTAAGCAGTTGAAAAAATCTGGAAGGCAAGGTTGAGCGTTGGAAGAAGACCTTGATTTTATTCGTTTCGATCCTTCAATCGAAACCTAAGCCTGAGCTGCCTTCCAGATTTTGTGTAATGGCTTGTGCGGCAAAGCTGCCTAACGGAAAAGCGAAGGGCTTTGCTAACTTTAGCCTTCAAAGTTTGATGCCTGCCGGCATAGAGGCGAAGAAAAGTATCTTTACTCGGCTCACCTCCGCCGAGGGGCCTGTTCTTAATTCTTGATAATAAAAGAACCAAACAACCGAGCATTTGCGAGCTCATGAATACAAATAAAGACATTAACAACAAATGAATAATCAAGGCTTCCCGAAGGCTCGGGACAGATGGATCTGATTCGGATAAATTCGTTAAAGCTTTTTAGCCGTCAGCACAAGCCCCGATGAATCGCCCGGCTCATTGGCGCCGGAGAGCCTAGTACTTTTGGCTTAGCCCAAATTGGGCAAAAACCCAAGGCTTCCCGAAGGCTCGGGACAGATGGATCTGATCTCAGATAAATTCGTAAAAGCTTTTAAGCCGTCAGCACAAGCCCGATGAAGGATCGGGAATGTGTGCTGCCTGATATTATGGTGGAATAAAAAATATTGAATAAAGCTTTAACGTTTTCTCCTTCCATCATCTCCTAGGCCGGAAAGCAGGGTGGCTTGGCGATCGCTCAAAGACCCGATAATTCGATAATTTTCGAAACAGCAGGGTTAAAACCACCAACCCAATGCCAATGAAAAAAAAGCCTTAGTTTCACACTTGTGTTAATAGGACGCCTTGCTTTTCCTTAGCAGCGGGATAAAAATCTGGAAGGCAAGGTTGAGCGTTGGGAGAAGGCCTAGATTTTATTCGGTTCGATCCTTCAATCGAAACCTAAGCCTGCGCTGCCTTCCAGATTTTATGTAATGGCTTGTGCGGCAAAGCTGCCTAATGGAAAAGCGAAGGGCTTTGCCAACTTTAGCCCCTCAAAGTGGGATGCCTGCCGGCATAGAGGCAAAGAAAAACCATTTAATTTTTTTCCTTTTGAATTAAAGAAATGAATTAAAAATCGCCCATAGCTTCCACTGCGTTAGCGCTCTTTGGCTCACCGCCTCCGAGTCGCTTTAAACTTTTTCTTGATAAAAAGTTCAACAAAAATCAAGGCTTCCCGAAGGCTCGGGACCGATGGATCCGATGCCGGATAAGTTCGTAAAAGCTTTTTTTGCCGTCAGCACAAGCCCGATGAAGGATCGGGAATGCGTGCTGCCTGATATTATGGTGGAATAAAATCTATCGATTAAAGCTTTAACGTTTTTTCCTTCCATCATCTCCTAGGCCGGATTAACTCGTAATTAGGTCGGTTGGCATAGACGCAAACCCCCTATCCGCCTATTGGCACCTTTCCCCTTAAAGGGAAAGGCTCGTAAAAGTATTTTGCAATATGACTTATCGAAAAATATAAATGAAAGTTCTAGTGCCTAGTTTTAACGCAATCAGCAAATAACCGTCCCCTTTGAGATGTTAGGTCGGGATTTTAATTGTAACCACCATCATGCACCTCAACCTTAAAATTATTATAACCGCTTCCAATGGTAATTTGAATAAGCTGCTGCTGCAACATTTCAAGTATCGCTAAAAAGTTATATACGAAATGAACTCTATTATCAGAATTTTTAAGCACCAAAGCATAATCTATTTGCGTATTAATGTTCAACAAATTGGATATAAAGTGCTTCTGCTGCTCAATGGTATAAGGATATTGGATCACCGTGTGCTTCACCTCTTCAGTTCGCAACTCGTATTTTTGCATACTCCGTTGATAAACCGTAAGCAGCTTATATAAATCTAAAGATAAAAGTTCATCCTGGTGCGTTAAAGATGCCGCCGCAAAAGCCAAATCAGCCTCAATATTTCCCCTGCGTTCTTGCAGCATTCTACCCTCTTCTAAAAGTTTCATTTCTTCCGCTAAAGATTTAAAACGTTTATAAGCAATCAGGCGGGCAATTAAATCTTCTTCCGAATTAAGTTCCGAATCAATAGCATCAACATTAATCCTTGGCAAAAGCATTCTGGATTTAATGCGCATCAAAGTTGCGGCAACCAAGATAAACTCACTCGCAACTTCTACATTCAATGCAAGTAATTGGTGCATATAGGAAAGGAAATCTTTCGTGATTTTGGAGATCTCGATATCCTCGATATTTAGTTCATCTCTTTCTATAAAGAAAAGCAGCAGATCAAATGGACCTTCAAAAACGGGGAGCTTGATCTCGAAATTTTCTTCCTGCATGTATATAAGCAAACATAATAAATCTAAATTTTAATTGAATCGATTTTATCAAAGCGCAAATATTTATTTCAATTTCCTAAAACAATTATTCCTAAATCATGTACCCTATTTGGAAGTATTATTTATACAACGCTATTTAATATTTTCTTTTTCATATTAAAACAAAAATACCTTACTTTGTATCTTGTTTTTTACCATAAATTTCGAATGCAAGTAAAAGCTGGTCCCCTATTATCTAAAATCAACTATCCTGCTGACTTAAAGCAATTTAGTGAATCCGACTTAGAACAAATAAGCCAGGAATTACGACAATACATTATCGACATTGTAAGTGTTAATGGCGGTCATTTTGGTGCCAGCTTAGGCGTTGTCGAACTTACTGTAGCCTTACATTATGCCCTTAATACCCCTTACGACAAGCTAGTTTGGGATGTTGGTCATCAGGCTTACGGTCATAAAATCCTTACCGGACGAAGAGAATCTTTCCATACCAACCGCGTTTATAAAGGCATTAGTGGTTTCCCAAAAATATCTGAAAGTGAGTATGATACCTTTGGCGTAGGCCACTCTTCTACCTCCATTTCAGCAGCTTTGGGTATGGCCGTAGCATCTACAATTAAAGGAGAAACCGACAGACAGCATGTGGCAGTTATTGGTGATGGTGCCATGACTGCTGGCTTAGCTTTTGAAGGTTTAAATCATGCCGGTATCGAAAACAGCAATGTGCTGGTTATTCTGAACGATAATTGCATGTCTATCGATCCGAATGTTGGCGCCCTTAAAGAATATTTAACCAGCATCACCATTTCAAAATCTTACAACAGGTTTCGAGATGATATCTCTAATGTGTTGGTTGGTCTTTCTAAATTAGGTCCGAATGCACATAAATATGTTAAAAAGATCGAAAAAAGCATCAAAGGAACGCTTCTTAAACAAAGCAATCTTTTCGAAGCCTTAAACTTCAGGTATTTCGGTCCGGTAGATGGCCATGATGTAAAAAGACTGGCTCAAACCATTAAAGAACTTTCTGCTATACCTGGTCCAAAACTTTTACATTGCATAACCGTAAAAGGTAAAGGTTTTGCCCTGGCCGAAAAAGATCAAACCATATGGCATGCTCCAGGCTTGTTTGATAAAATTACAGGAGAAATTAAAAAGAGTATTCCAGATAAACCGCAGCCACCAAAATATCAGGATGTATTTGGTCATACCATGGTCGAACTGGCAGAAGCCAATGATAAGATTGTAGGTATAACCCCTGCAATGCCAAGTGGGTCAAGCTTAAATATCATGATGAAAGCCATGCCAAAGCGTGCTTTCGATGTTGGTATTGCAGAACAACATGCGGTAACGTTTTCAGCTGGTTTAGCCGCTCAAGGCTTATTGCCATTTTGCAATATCTATTCTAGTTTTATGCAAAGGGCATATGATCAAGTAATTCATGATGTCGCCATTCAAAAGCTTAACGTTGTATTTTGTTTAGATAGGGCTGGCTTAGCTGGTGCCGATGGTGCAACCCATCATGGCGCTTATGATATTGCATTTATGCGCTGCATTCCAAACCTCGTAATTTCTTCTCCAATGAACGAAGAAGAATTACGTAACCTGATGTATACCGCCCAACAAGAAAATATGGGTCCTTTCGTAATCCGCTACCCTCGAGGAAACGGTGTAATGCCCGATTGGAAAAGACCTTTCAAAGCTTTAGAAATTGGTAAAGGTCGCAAAATTTGTGATGGTGAAGATGTTGCCTTACTTACTATTGGCCATGTAGGTAATTTTGCTGTTGAAGCCCGTAATGAGTTAAATAGTGAAGGGATTTATCCTGCCCATTATGATATGCGCTTTGTTAAACCTTTAGATGAACAGCTATTACATGAAGTATTTTCTAAATATAAGCATGTGATCACCATCGAAGACGGTTGTATTCCTGGTGGAATGGGCTCTGCTATTTTAGAGTTTATGGCCGATCATAATTATTCAGCAAATGTAACACGATTAGGGATTCCCGATCATTTTATAGAACATGGAGAACAAGCTGAACTTTGGGCAGAATGTGGTTACGACAAAGAAGCCATCATCACAGCTGTTAAAAAGATAGCTGTAAAGCGAATTACAGATAGCATGGCGGGGTAAATCCCCACCTAACCTCCCCAAAGGGGAGGAGCTTTTCAATAGCCATTAATATTCGATGGTCGCTGTTAGGCTGCGAAGGATCTCATTTAAACCAATTTCGTAGGTTTAATTATTAAATAATTTGTCATCCTGAGTTTACGAAGGTCTCATTTCGAGAAGTAATTTTAAATTGAGAAAATCAACCCTCCGCTATCAATCCGTCCTTGCGAGGCTGGGTAAAGCGTGCCGAAGCAATCTAATTCCAACTAAATCTGCTCCAACCAATTTTAATAAATAATACGTTTGCTAGGCTGGGCCTCACCTTGATCCTGCAGATTAATTCGGCACAAGTTCTCCCTAAGGGGAGGAAGGGTATTATTTATTAAAATTGGTTATTTTTAGAAGTATAATTAT is drawn from Pedobacter mucosus and contains these coding sequences:
- the glyA gene encoding serine hydroxymethyltransferase → MIRDNQIFELIDQELNRQEHGLELIASENFVSKQVMEAAGSVLTNKYAEGLPGKRYYGGCQVVDHVEQIAIDRAKELFKAAWVNVQPHSGAQANAAVMLAVLKAGDKILGFDLSHGGHLTHGSPVNFSGKLYQPFFYGVVKETGLIDYKKLEEVALAEKPKLIICGASAYSREWDYAFIRSVADKIGALVLADISHPAGLIAKGLLENPLPHCHIVTTTTHKTLRGPRGGMIMMGKDFENPWGLKTPKGETRLMSNLLDMAVFPGTQGGPLEHIIAAKAIAFGEALSDEYGVYIKQVAANAQAMAKAFVAKGYGIISGGTDNHLMLIDLRNKNITGKVAENALEKAEITVNKNMVPFDDKSPFVTSGIRVGTAAITTRGLKEAEMVDIVDLIDRVLVNPEDEANINAVKADVIKLVSAFPLYK
- a CDS encoding segregation and condensation protein A, producing MQEENFEIKLPVFEGPFDLLLFFIERDELNIEDIEISKITKDFLSYMHQLLALNVEVASEFILVAATLMRIKSRMLLPRINVDAIDSELNSEEDLIARLIAYKRFKSLAEEMKLLEEGRMLQERRGNIEADLAFAAASLTHQDELLSLDLYKLLTVYQRSMQKYELRTEEVKHTVIQYPYTIEQQKHFISNLLNINTQIDYALVLKNSDNRVHFVYNFLAILEMLQQQLIQITIGSGYNNFKVEVHDGGYN
- the dxs gene encoding 1-deoxy-D-xylulose-5-phosphate synthase; amino-acid sequence: MQVKAGPLLSKINYPADLKQFSESDLEQISQELRQYIIDIVSVNGGHFGASLGVVELTVALHYALNTPYDKLVWDVGHQAYGHKILTGRRESFHTNRVYKGISGFPKISESEYDTFGVGHSSTSISAALGMAVASTIKGETDRQHVAVIGDGAMTAGLAFEGLNHAGIENSNVLVILNDNCMSIDPNVGALKEYLTSITISKSYNRFRDDISNVLVGLSKLGPNAHKYVKKIEKSIKGTLLKQSNLFEALNFRYFGPVDGHDVKRLAQTIKELSAIPGPKLLHCITVKGKGFALAEKDQTIWHAPGLFDKITGEIKKSIPDKPQPPKYQDVFGHTMVELAEANDKIVGITPAMPSGSSLNIMMKAMPKRAFDVGIAEQHAVTFSAGLAAQGLLPFCNIYSSFMQRAYDQVIHDVAIQKLNVVFCLDRAGLAGADGATHHGAYDIAFMRCIPNLVISSPMNEEELRNLMYTAQQENMGPFVIRYPRGNGVMPDWKRPFKALEIGKGRKICDGEDVALLTIGHVGNFAVEARNELNSEGIYPAHYDMRFVKPLDEQLLHEVFSKYKHVITIEDGCIPGGMGSAILEFMADHNYSANVTRLGIPDHFIEHGEQAELWAECGYDKEAIITAVKKIAVKRITDSMAG